A segment of the Candidatus Dependentiae bacterium genome:
AAGCCGAGCGGTACCATTATCACTCGGCTTAACAATTTAGGAATAACATTACATATTTTAAAAAAGAAACGACTCTTTCTCTACCCATTTGTTTCGGGTACTATTCTTTCTTATTCGCTCAAAAAAACACTCTCACAATTTAGTAAGTATGAGTGCATTGCTCGTGGCCCATTTGCAGGCTATATGTGTCTATACGCAATAAAAAATAACTGCTCAAAACTTATTGTTCAAGCTCGTGGATTGTTATCAGAAGAACATAAGTATATACATTCAAATGAAAAAAATGTACTGTTACACCTATTCTATATGTTACGTGCTTGGCAACTTAAAAAATTGGAAAAGTGGATCTATCAAACTCGATTTTCGATACCGTTTTTTCAAATTCACTTTCAACCGTTATCAAAACTATGGCAGGCTAACACAAAGAAAACGGCAGTACATATCGAAGCTGTCAGCCCCGCATTAAAAAAGTATTTAATCAAAACATATAATGCTGACCCAAAAAGAATGAGTATTGCGCAAGACGATATTCCTGAGATTATTCCTACACAGAAGGTACAACGCTGGAGAAACAAAATCCGTACAAAATTAAAAATACACAAAAACGCATATGTATACTGCTATAATGGATCTGCAAAAGCATGGCAATGTCCAGAACTCATTGTTGATTTTTTTGCGCAGCAGTTAAAACATAATACATATGCTTTTTTATTAATTCTTACACAAGACACAGAAATATTTCTAAGCTTACTTCGACAAAAAAACATACCCAAACAAACATATCTAATATTATACATTCCGTATAAAAATATATATCAGTATTTATCTGTTGCTAACGCAGGAATATTGTTTAGAAAAAAACATATTATCAATTGGATATCTCGCCCTACAAAAATACTGGAGTATAATGCAGTTGGTTTGTTATTAATTCATAATAATACAATAGCATACACACGAACTGGTAAAAAATGTTAGTTATTTAGTTCCACCTGAAATCCTAGTTTTTCCAGACTGTTAATATATTCTGGTGATATAATATTTATATCACCAGATATTTTTTGTGAGTATAGTTTTCCACTGTTAATATGTAAACATCCTGTTAAAATATATCTTTTTATTTCATGCATAGTTTTCAGTGCTTGAGCACAATCACCTGTTAATTTGAAACGATGACATCCAATTGTTCCATATGAGCAAATTACCTTTCTATTATTTTCATATGTCCAATTAAAACCATGATCCATAAGAACCATAATAGTTGAATATGAAATATAAATAGGATATGAAAGAGTGGAAATTGGAAGATCTACAGGATTTAGGCTTTTTTGCTTTTTGTTTCTTGATTGAGTAAACACATTGTGCATTTGGATATCAGATAATCCCACACTTTTAAAAATAGAAGAATAATCAATAAATAAACAAATATGCTTAATTAACTCTATAGGCAAAGTATGCAATAAATTACCATCTTTTTGTTTATTTCCCCACAGCAATGTTATATATTTTTTACACATTTCCTTTTTTGATAGCTCAAAAGCATCTACTAACTGAATAAGTTCTTTTTCTCCTTTAGTCAAACAAGAATAGGTTTTCCAGTACTCCTGATTTTTTTTTATTTGATTAATAATTGGTAAAAGCTCAGCGCTATCAACTTCTATACAAAGATTTGTTGGTAATACTTTTTTTAACTCCTTAATTTTTTCTTTTTCCTTACCGATCCTAGAACTCGATGCAATACTTATACTTGCACCCAAATTAAACATAGCATACATTTGGATAGTACATGAAAAGATAGACATCATTGTAAAGAGTAAGACGAGAATAAAAGACTTCATTACTTCTTTCATCATTAAAAAATTAAAATAACACGCATTCTTTTTTAGCTATACCGTGTACTCTAGCAATAGAAAAATTATGATTTTTCTTATCATAGCATGCTTTAACAAATCCATAAAACAATGGACTTGGCGCCCCTAAACGGCTATTGAATTCTGGATGTGCTTGCGTTGCGACAAAGAATGGATGCACCGTTGGTGACAGTTCAATAAATTCCATTAATTTAGTACCATCAGCACGTACATGCTGCCCTGAAAAAAGTATTCCTTTTTCTTCAAGAATATCAATATATTTTGGATTCACTTCATAACGATGCCGATGACGCTCTGAAATTGTTTTTCTTTTATATAAATCATAGACAACACTTTCTCTTTTTATATCAGCTTTATACGCCCCCAAACGCATGGTACCACCATATTGACTATCCTTCAAAATCACTTTCTGCGTAGGCAAAATATCAATAATCGGATATGGTGTTTTTGCATCAATTTCTGTCGTGTTCGCATCAGGCATTCCACACATATTTCGTGCCCATTCAACGACCATTAACTGCATTCCATAGCACAAACCAATAATAGGAATATTATGTTCTCGTGCATACCTGATAGTATTAATTTTTCCTTCAACACCACTACTACCAAAGCCTCCCGGAATAATAATACCATCAAATTCATCAAGTTGATTTAATCCCTGATTGTTATTTTCAGAATTTTGTGCATCAATCCACGTGATATCAACACCCATGCGTGCTTGCGCACCCGCATGCATTAATGCTTGATAAATACTCAAATAACTGTCGGCAATGCAGTAATCTCCAATACTTACATATTTACCAACAACACCAACCTTAATATGCTTTTTCGGCTTCTCAATCACTTCAACTAATTGTTTCCAGCCAGACCAATCTGGTTGTTTTCGTAGCGGTAGACTCAAATGTTTAAGTAACTTTTTACCAATGTCTTGTTCCTCTAAATAAAGCGGCATACGATAAATTGTATCTAAATCTGGCGCGGCAATAATATGTTCAGAAACGATATTAGCAAACGCTTCTATCTTTTTTTTTCTCTCTTTATCGAGTGGTTTTTTTGAACGGCAAATAATAAAATCTGGTAAAATGCCTTCTTGCCCAAGCAGCCGTATTGCTTGCTGAGTTGGTTTTGTTTTCATTTCACCTATGTGGCCAGGAACTGGCAAGTAAGTAACTAAGACCGATGCCGTATAATCAGCACCAAATTCTCTTTCCAAGCTTTTAAATGCAAACAGATAGGGAATATTTTCATAATCACCCACTGTACCGCCAAGTTCAATAATCGCAATATCATAGCCATTACTTACCTGTAAAATTCTGTTTTTTATCTCATCGGTAATATGAGGAATAAACTGTACCGTTTGGCCTAAATAACCACCCGCTCGTTCACGATCAATTACTGCTTTGTAAATTTGACCAGTTGTTATATTATTTCTTTTAGATAGATTTTCATTCAAAAAACGCTCGTACGTACCAAGGTCTTGATCTATTTCTCCACCATCATCTGTTACCCACACTTCACCATGTTCAGTTGGCCGCAACGTACCAGCATCATAATTAACATATGGATCAATCTTAATGAGGGTTGTTTTATACCCATATTCTTTTAAAATTCTTCCAAGTGATGCGGTAGTTACCCCTTTTCCAACTCCAGAAATTACCCCACCAGTAACCATGATAAATCGTGTTTGCATAACATACCTTTATTCTCTTGTTGTATAGTCGTTTAATTAATCATGACTTTTAGTGTAACAAATCCCCTCTCCTTTTTTAAAAAATAATTATTCCCACTTAAGACCAGTTACTATATTATCTATTGAAATACAGATTTACAGATTATAACAACAACCCTGCAATCATTGCAGAGAGTAGATTGGTTAATGCGCCTCCAAGTACTGCATACAGGCCAAGTTCAGTCAACCATTGGCGTTTTTCTGGTACAAGTACACCAATACCACCAACTTGTATACCAATGCATGAAAAATTTGAAAAACCACACAATGCATACGTTAAAATACTCACCGTACGCTCAGAAAGCTCTGGCATATGGACCAACTGTCCATAAGAAACCAATTCATTAACTGCAACCTTAGTTCCTAATAATTTTCCTGCTGCAAAAACTTCTTGCCCAGTAAAACCAAGTAGCATACCAAACGGCGCAAACAAATATGCAAAAATCATATCCAACGTAAGCTCCGGCAAACGGTAAATAACGCCAAAAAAATCTAAAACAAAATTTAATTGGTATGCACCATAACTTAATACATAGTTTGCTAAAGAAAGGAGTGCCAGAAATGAGATCAACATTGCACCAACATTCAGTGCCAAACTCAATCCATCAGATGTCCCTTTCGAAATTGCATCAAATACATTTTTTGATGATGGTTCGAGCATAACATGGGCTTCTTGCTTACCAGGTATTTCTTGTTTTGTTTCTGGTAACAAAATTTTTGCAATCAAAATAGAACCAGGAATTGCCATCACACTTGCTGCCAACATATGTGTAGCTGGCACACCCATTGCAGCAAAAACTGCCATAATAGCACCGCTGATAGTCCCCATACCGCTTACCATAACAACAAACAATTCTGATTTACTCATATTTTTCAAATAATCACGAACTAATAACGGCGCTTCTGTTTGCCCCAAAAAACTATTTGATATCGCACACAACGTTTCTGCACCAGAAGTACCAAGGATCGGCCGAACTACAAAACTAATTGCAGCAACACACGCTTGCACAATCCGCAAATGAAATAATAACGCCATAAATGCACCAAAGAAGATAATAATAGGTAACACCTTCACTGCGAAAATAAAACCCCACGATGTATTAAAATCATTTGCCAAATTACCAAACAAAAATCCTGCGCCATCATC
Coding sequences within it:
- a CDS encoding CTP synthase; the encoded protein is MQTRFIMVTGGVISGVGKGVTTASLGRILKEYGYKTTLIKIDPYVNYDAGTLRPTEHGEVWVTDDGGEIDQDLGTYERFLNENLSKRNNITTGQIYKAVIDRERAGGYLGQTVQFIPHITDEIKNRILQVSNGYDIAIIELGGTVGDYENIPYLFAFKSLEREFGADYTASVLVTYLPVPGHIGEMKTKPTQQAIRLLGQEGILPDFIICRSKKPLDKERKKKIEAFANIVSEHIIAAPDLDTIYRMPLYLEEQDIGKKLLKHLSLPLRKQPDWSGWKQLVEVIEKPKKHIKVGVVGKYVSIGDYCIADSYLSIYQALMHAGAQARMGVDITWIDAQNSENNNQGLNQLDEFDGIIIPGGFGSSGVEGKINTIRYAREHNIPIIGLCYGMQLMVVEWARNMCGMPDANTTEIDAKTPYPIIDILPTQKVILKDSQYGGTMRLGAYKADIKRESVVYDLYKRKTISERHRHRYEVNPKYIDILEEKGILFSGQHVRADGTKLMEFIELSPTVHPFFVATQAHPEFNSRLGAPSPLFYGFVKACYDKKNHNFSIARVHGIAKKECVLF
- a CDS encoding NupC/NupG family nucleoside CNT transporter yields the protein MFFAYLLEHNRYLNVTGIVAILAIAALFSKNRMQINIRLIFTALAMQFVVAFTVLRTSLGQAVLQCIAGAIKRLYEFADDGAGFLFGNLANDFNTSWGFIFAVKVLPIIIFFGAFMALLFHLRIVQACVAAISFVVRPILGTSGAETLCAISNSFLGQTEAPLLVRDYLKNMSKSELFVVMVSGMGTISGAIMAVFAAMGVPATHMLAASVMAIPGSILIAKILLPETKQEIPGKQEAHVMLEPSSKNVFDAISKGTSDGLSLALNVGAMLISFLALLSLANYVLSYGAYQLNFVLDFFGVIYRLPELTLDMIFAYLFAPFGMLLGFTGQEVFAAGKLLGTKVAVNELVSYGQLVHMPELSERTVSILTYALCGFSNFSCIGIQVGGIGVLVPEKRQWLTELGLYAVLGGALTNLLSAMIAGLLL